The nucleotide sequence TGATGGCTTCAATGGCTGCCTGTTTGATGTGCTCGGGGGTGTCGAAGTCCGGCTCGCCTGCACCCAGGCCGATGATGTCCTGGCCCGCTGCGCGGAGTTCGGCGGCCTTGTTGGTGACTGCGAGGGTGGGAGAGGGCTTGATAGCCTGTACTCGGCTGGAAAGTTGAAGGTCCAAACTTGAGCTCCTTAAAGCTGCGTCCTATTGGGCTGCGATCGGCCGGGGGGGCCATTGCTGGCTGATTTTCGCCCAGCCGTCGATCGCACTGATGGTATCATGAAGCCAGCGTAACGCTAAATTTCTCGATGGTATAAGTCCGCCCGGGGCGGGCACCGCGCAAATCCGGAGGTTATCCGCCAGTTATGGCAACACAAGAAACCAGTACCGCCCAGAACTCAGCGTTTCGAGTCGACTCTCCCTACCAGCCGGCCGGTGACCAGCCCAAGGCAATCGAGGGACTGGTGGATGGTATCCAGTCCGGCCTGGCGCACCAGACGCTGCTCGGGGTGACCGGTTCGGGGAAAACCTTCACCGTCGCCAATGTGATCGAGCAGGTGCAGCGGCCCACCATCATCATGGCCCACAACAAGACCCTGGCGGCCCAGCTGTATGGCGAGTTCCGTGAGTTTTTCCCGGACAACGCGGTGGAGTACTTCGTCTCCTACTACGACTACTACCAGCCGGAAGCTTACGTGCCGTCCTCGGATACGTTTATCGAGAAAGACGCCTCCATCAACGAGCACATCGAGCAGATGCGGCTGTCCGCCACCAAGGCGTTGCTGGAACGGCCGGATGCCATCATCGTGGCCACCGTGTCGTCCATCTACGGTCTGGGTGACCCCCAGTCCTACCTGAAGATGATGCTGCACCTGGACCGGGGCGATCAGATTGACCAGCGCTTCATCCTGCGTCGGCTGGCCGAGCTGCAGTACACCCGCAATGACGTGGAATTCCACCGGGCCAATTACCGGGTCCGGGGCGATGTCATCGATGTGTTCCCGGCGGAATCGGAGAAGGAGGCCATCCGGATCGAGCTGTTCGATGATGAGGTGGAGAATCTCAGCTATTTCGATCCGCTCACCGGCGAGGTCTTGCGTCGGGTGCCCCGGGTGACCATCTACCCGAAATCCCACTACGTCACTCCGCGCCAGACGGTGCTGGATGCGGTAGAGCACATCAAGGTGGAGCTGGATGAACGCCTGCAGCAGCTGCGGGACAACAACCGGCTGGTGGAAGCCCAGCGCCTGGAAGAGCGCACCCGGTATGACATTGAGATGATGCTGGAGCTCGGTTATTGCAACGGCATCGAGAACTACTCCCGGTACCTGTCCGGGCGCCGGCCGGGGGAGGCGCCGCCAACCCTGTTCGATTACCTGCCGCCCAACGCCTTGCTGGTGGTGGACGAATCCCACGTGACCATTCCCCAGATCGGTGCCATGTACAAGGGTGACCGGTCACGTAAGGAAACCCTGGTGGAGTATGGGTTCCGGCTGCCCTCGGCGCTGGATAACCGCCCGATGCGGTTCGAGGAATGGGAGCGTATTGCACCCCAGATGATTTTTGTCTCGGCGACGCCGGGTAACTATGAGGCCGAACACGCCGGCCAAGTGGTGGAGCAGGTGGTCCGTCCCACCGGCCTGCTGGATCCGGAAATCGAGGTTCGGCGGGCCTCCACCCAGGTGGATGACCTGCTGTCAGAAATCCACGCCCGGGTGAAGGTACAGGAGCGGGTTCTGGTGACCACGCTGACCAAGCGCATGGCAGAGGATCTGACTGACTTCCTGATGGAACACGACATCAAGGTCCGATACCTGCACTCGGATATCGACACCGTGGAGCGGGTTGAGATCATCCGGGACCTGCGCCGGGGCGAGTTTGATGTGCTGGTGGGGATCAACCTGCTGCGGGAAGGTCTGGATATGCCGGAAGTCTCCCTGGTGGCGATTCTGGATGCCGACAAGGAAGGCTTTCTGCGCAGTGAACGGTCCCTGATCCAGACCATCGGCCGGGCTGCCCGTAACGTGCACGGCAAGGCGATTCTCTACGGTGACAAGATCACCGGCTCCATGCAGCGGGCCATCGATGAGACCCAGCGGCGCAGGGAGAAACAGACCGCTTTCAACGAAGAGCATGGCATCACGCCGACCGGTCTGAACAAGAAGATCGCCGACATCATGGAGGGTGCGGCCGGTGGCGGCGGCCGTGGCCGTCGTAAGGCTGAGCGTCCGGGTCAGAAGGCGGCCGAGGAAGCCGAGCAGTATCGGGCGAAGGCCGGCAACCGGTCACCGGAGGAAGTGCTCAAGGAGGTGGCGCGTCTCGAGGACGAAATGTACAAGGCAGCCTCGGACCTGGATTTCGAGACCGCCGCGCGCCTGCGGGACGAGATTTCCGAACTCAAGGAGGCGGCCCTGCGGACCGGCTGATTAGCCGGTTCGTTTCGGCCCGACAATGACTGCGGCCTGCAGCGGCTGGTTGCGGCCGTAGCTGGACATTCGGGTGAAGACCCGTTTGTCCACCGGCAGGTACTGTTTGTCGGCAACGGTTTCGCCCGCCTGCACATCGATTTCCGGATCGTGCAGGTAAACGAACTCCTCGTCGATGGCACAAACCGTGACCCAGTGTGGCACCCGGCTGCGGTTCAGTTGCCAGGTGCTGATCAGGATGACCGGAATGCGTCCCTCGTGAAGGGCGCTCTCCATGCCCTCGAGGGTCAGCGGGTCATGGTGAAGCTGTATGCCGGTGGCGCCGATATCGTGCAAGAAACCCTCGTGTACCAGCTCCAGCACCCGTTTCTTGTCTTCATTGCGCACGGTGTCCTTGAACAGGGCGCCTTCCTGGCTGATCCAGGCGCTGGCTTCAAAGCCCCGGTTCCAGCTGGCGAGGGCCAGGCCGTGGGGGCCACAGCCGCCGTGGCCGGCGAGCATGAAAATGGTGGTGGCCTCGCGCCAGATTTTCAGCTCTTCGAGGGTGGTGAGCGGCTGCTGCTCATCCAGCGCGGCCATGGCCATGATCAGCGCGGCTGGCCCGCAGGTAAATTCCGTCGTCTGTGGGTAATAGGGGACCGGTGGAAATTCCCGGGTGGGCTCGTAATAGAGAATCCGCCGCTCGAACCGCAGGGCATCACCGTGATCTTCGTAATAATCGCGGTAGGTGCCGAACTGTCGGTAGCCCAGGCGTTTGTATAGATTGATGGCGCCAGGATTATCCTCGCGCACTTCCAGTCGCATGATGATGCGGTCGGCCTCCGCTGCTTCCTTTTCGGCCTCCCGGATCAGCATTTCACCAACACCCCGGCCCCGGGTCTCGGGAGCGACCGCAATGGAGTAAATCCGCGCCAGGCGGGTGGCGGCATTCATCAGCACCAGGCAATAGCCGATCAGCTCGCCGTCTTGCTCGGCCACAATCAGACGGTCCCGGGGCATCTCCAGGAAGCGACGGAAACTCCGCCGGGAAAGCCGGTCGTCACTGAAACAGCGATGCTCCAGCTGTACCAGGTTGTCCAGGTCGGTACTGACGGCTTGGCGAAGTGTTACATCAGGCATGGTTTTGCTGGCCCTGGTCGGTGGGAAGGGCAGGCTCGCGGGCTTCCCTCTCGCGGCTATTATGGTAGAGAGTGGCTGGTACGCAAGCCCCGTCGACATGCGTAAAAGCACGCACGCCAAGGTGATTGTGCAACGTCGGGGCCGGGCGTATTGTTGCGCAAATCCAGGCGGCTGAACCTTCAGGGAGGAATGCCACAGATGTCCCGTTTGCTCATTGTTGTTGATCGCGCCAAAGACTGGGCACCGTATTACCCCAGCGAAGATGTGCTGACCTTCGACCAGTATCTGCAGTACTCCTCGTCATCCACCGGACGGGTGCGGGTCATCAACCTGTGCCAGAGCGCAAAATACCTGAGCAAGGGCTATTACTGTTCACTCCTGGCCGAGGCCCGCGGCCACCACGTCGTGCCTTCGGTGATGACGCTCAACGATCTCAGCCGCAAGGGCCTGTTCTCGCTGGAGTTGGAAGAACTCGACCCCAGCGTACTCAACTGGCTGGATGCCGCCGGTTCCGAAATTGAATCTGCGAGCCAGGAAAAGGACGCAACCCCTGAGGTGCGGATCCGCACCTACTTTGGCCAGGCCGAGCACCCGGATCTGAAGCCGGTTGCCCGGGCCCTGTTCGAGAGCTTTCCGTGTCCCATCCTGGAAGTCGTCTTCAAACGCCGCAAGAAATGGCAGATTGCCTCCATGCGGCCTGCGGCGCCGGCCGATTTGTCCGAACAGGAACAGGATCTTTTTGCGGCCGCGCTGGACCGTTTCAGTACCATGGTCTGGCGAAAGCCACGGACCCGCCGGCGCTATCGCTTCGATCTGGCGATGCTGGTGAATCCGGAGGAGGAGATGCCGCCGAGCGATGAGGCAGCCCTCAAGCGTTTCGAGAAAGCGGGCCGGAAACTCGGTATCAGTGTGGAACGGATCACCCGGCGGGACTACATGCGGTTGCCGGAATACGATGGCCTGTTCATCCGCGAGACCACGGCCATTGACCACCACACCTACCGTTTTGCCCGCAAGGCCGAAGCCGAGGGCATGGTGGTGATTGATGACCCGGTCTCCATCCTGCGCTGCACCAACAAGGTATTCCTGGCGGACTTGCTGCGAAACAACAAGGTGCCGACACCGAAAACCCTGATCCTGTCCCGGGACCAGAAAGATGCGGTGGAGCATGTGGTCAGTACGCTCGGTTTTCCGGTGGTTATCAAGATCCCGGACGGGGCATTCTCCCGTGGGGTGACCAAGGCGCGGGATGAGAAGGAATTGCGGGCAGGGCTCCGGGAACTGTTCCGGCAGTCAGCCCTGGTGCTGGCCCAGGAATACCTGTATACGGACTACGACTGGCGGATAGGCGTGCTGGGTGGGCGTGCGATCTATGCCTGCAAATACATGATGGTCAAGGGTCACTGGCAGATCTACCAGCATGGAGAGTCCAAGGTGGAGAGCGGTGATTTCGAGACGCTGCCCACCTATGAGGTGCCCAGGGCCGTGATCCAGGCCGCCTTGAACGCTACGCGGTTGATTGGTGATGGTCTGTACGGGGTCGACATCAAACAGTCTGGCAACCGGGTGGCCATCATCGAGGTGAATGACAACCCCAGTGTCGATTCCGGCGTCGAGGACAAGTTCCTCGGTGGTGAGCTCTATACCCTGATCATGCAGGAATTCCTGTCCCGCATGGAGGCCAAGAGGCGGGGCTGAGCGGGCAGGGCGGCTGTTACGGCTCGCCCAGCCAGATCCTCACGCTGCCGAACCATGGGTAGTGCTCAAGGGCCTGGCGGACCAGCTCGCTGGTGATGTCGCCGGACTTGTCCGGAGCATCGAAGAAAAGTTCCAGGTGTACCTTGTTTTTAAGGTAGTGGAGTCGGAGCCTGCTGTGGGTCGGGAGTTCCCCAATGGTTTCATATAGCACCTGGCGAATTTCCTTCCTGGAAGGCAGGCGCTCTGAGGTCGGCGCTTGCTCCTCGTCGTTCTCTGCGTCGATATGGAAATTGATATCGCGGATGTTGTCGAGTTCCTGTCGCATGCCCGACACCACCTGCATGCCGATCTGGTGGCCCTCTGAGACGCTGATATCCGGCCGCACTACCAGGTGAACATCCAGCAGGATGTCGTGCCCCATGCGGCGGCTGCGCAGTTCATGGACATTGCGCACGCCGTCGGTTTCGCGGGCGATGGCCTTCAGCTTTTGCGTATCCTCCTGGGAAAGCCCGGTGTCCACCAGTTCCTTGACGCTATCCCAGGTGAATTTCCAGCCGATGTGGATGATGATCAGCGCGATGACCACCGCAGCCAGCACATCCAGCCACTCCCAGCCCATCATGGCACCCACGGTGGAGAGAAGTACCACAACCGACGAGAAGGCATCGGTGCGACTGTGCCAGGCGTTGGCAATGATCAGGTCCGACCGAATCGCCAGGCCTACGCGGCGGGTATAGTGATAAATCCACTCCTTGCCAGCAACGGACAGTCCGGCTGCCACCAGGACCGGCCAGCCCGGCACGTCGCTGATTCCACCGGCAAAGAGCCGCAACAGGTTTTCCCACGCCAGGGCCGCGCCCACGGCTATGAGAATACTGCCCAGCAGCAAAGTGCCAAAGGTTTCGATGCGCTGGTGGCCGTAGGGGTGATTCTCATCCGGTTCCTGCCGGGATACGCGCATAACCGCCAGTACAACGAAGTCAGAAGCAACATCGGTAAAGGAGTGGATGCCGTCAACAAACAGGGCCTGGGAGTTGAAAAGTGTACCACCGATGACTTTTATGACACCGAGGACGGCATCAAGAATCATTCCGATTATGGTGACCCTCGAGGCCGCCTTCATTTCCTTGTTCAGGGCATCCTGGGTACTGGACGTTGTGGAAACGGGGTCTTGCATTCGGAATGGCTCCGGCGGTTGAGTGTCCCGGAAAGTATAACGTTAAACCCCGTTCCTGTGGGGACGGGCGTTACACGCCTGATCGAGCGATTTATGCACATGGTTGCAATTCGGTGACGATGTAAAGAACCTTGACTATGTGTAGCCATGGGAGCTTATAGAATTATAAGTTATTGAAAAACATAATAAAATAAACTGGTTAAAAAATGATCAATTTGTAGGCTGGCGCAGTTATCAAGGGGTCTGAAAGTTTGCCCCGTGATTTTCAACAGGGTTATCCACAGATTCCGTGGAAAAGCTCACGAGATGTTAATGAGACAAGCAGTTACGAGCGATTGCTCAGGCAGACGGGATGCTGTGGAAAACTTCCGGTATACTCCCGCCCAATGACATTCAGGGAGTTATCTGATGTACGGCGTTATCCGCAACCTGTTATTCCGCTTTCCACCCGAGCAGGCCCACAATTTGGCGCTGGGCAGCCTTGATGTTGCCCAAAAACTGGGCTTGTTGAGCGCTTTTTCGCCAAAAATAGATGCATTGCCGGTCAATGTTATGGGGCTGGATTTCCCCAATCCCGTGGGACTGGCGGCGGGCCTGGACAAGAATGCCGATCATCTGGACGCCCTCGGCGCCCTGGGTTTTGGATTCATCGAGGTGGGCACGGTCACACCGCGGGCGCAACCGGGTAACCCCAAGCCCCGTATGTTTCGCCTCCCCGAGCACCAGGCGATCATCAACCGCATGGGTTTCAACAATGAGGGTCTGGAACACCTGCTCGACCGGGTGGATCACAGGCATTACCGGGGCATTCTCGGGATCAATGTCGGCAAGAACAAAGACACTCCGAACGAGGAGTCGGAGTCAGACTACCGCAAGGGCATCGCGGCAGTTTACTCCCGGGCTGACTACATCACGGTGAATGTGTCTTCTCCGAACACTCCGGGGCTGCGCGACCTGCAGTTCGGTGACTCCCTGAAAGGTCTGCTGGAGGCGATCAAGGACGAGCAGCGCCGGTGTGAGCAAGAAACCGGAAAGTACGTTCCCATTGCGGTAAAGATTGCGCCGGACATGGACGACACCGGCATCCGGTTTGTGGCCAATGCGCTGCTGGACACTGGCCTTGACGGCGTTATCGCCACCAACACCACCATCAGCCGTGATGCCGTGGCCGGCCACCGCCACGCAGATGAGGCGGGCGGCCTCAGTGGTGACCCGGTCCGTGAGGCCTCCCTGAGAGTTATTAAGGGGCTGTATGCAGAACTCGGGGAACGTTTGCCCATTATCGGCGTGGGTGGCATTACCGACGGCGAGAGTGCCGCAGAGAAGGTGAGGGCGGGTGCAAAACTGGTGCAGATCTACACGGGCTTCATCTATAAGGGGCCGGCGTTGATCAAAGAGGCGGTGGACGCCATTCGGCAGGAAACATCGGGAAGCTGAAAAAAGATGGGCCCGCTTAGCGGGCCCGTGCGGGGAATAAACCCCGTTGCGCTTCTTCGCATGGTACGGGGCGGGAGGCCCCGTTTGGGTTGCTCTTGGTACTGCGTCAAGTTGTGTAGAAAAAGATCAGATCAAGATTCGGGGTTGCTGGTGAATGTCCGTCACGCTGATGTGACATTGGCAAGTTTGTGAATACCGGAGACGCCGGTCATGCCCTCCCAGTTATCTGTGCGACCTTCGCGCCACCCGTTCAGCCATTCCTGTCGCACTTCCGGTTGTTCGATCGGGCAGCTGTCTTTCGGCTTTCCGGACACTCCGGCGAGATAACCCCTTTTATATGCACGGGCGTACATGTCTCTTTTCTGTCTTTTCATGCCGTTCCTCACTAATGGATTAACAGAACAAGCGTGTACACATCTGCAGTGGTCGTGGCGATCCGGGTTTCCCTCCGGGACAACCCCCTATTGCCAGCTTTGACCAGAGCAGTCAGGATCCTGTTAACGGAGGCTTTTCAGACCTCCGGAACGACGCGTCAAGTACAAGGTAGAACGAACCTTGAGCGCGTGTACACTAATTATTTCATCTATGTGACCGTTTTCTTATAGTTTTATGAACTAAAAATGACGCAGCAAAATTGGAATTACTGCGAAAAACGGAAACTTACCCGGATTGTTATTTTGCCCAGGAGCTCGCTTTGTCTAAATGTGTCTTTTTCGTAACCTGCCCGAAAGGTGTTGAGTACCTGCTGGGGGATGAGCTTCGGACCTTCGGCCTGGAGACGGTCCGTAACGCGCCGGCCGGGGTGTGGGTTGAAGGCGAGCTGCAGGCGGGATACCGGGCCTGCCTGTGGTCGCGCCTGGCCAACCGTGTGATCCTCAACATCGCCGAGGTGGATGCGGGTAACGGGGACGCCATGTACGAAGGCGTGCTCGGTGTGGACTGGACACAGCACATTCCTGAGAAGGGCAGCTTCCGGGTAACTTTTCTCGGCCAGAACCAGGCGATCCGCAACACCCAGTTCGGCGCCCAGCGGGTGAAGGACGGCATTGTCGATGGTTTCCGCGCCAAGGGCGCGGCCCGGCCGGCGGTGGATGCCAAGAATCCCGACGTTACGATTTCTGCCCGCCTCAATCGCAACCGGCTTTCCATTGGCGTGGATCTCAGCGGTCACAGCCTGCACATGCGCGGCTACCGTACCGACAAGGGCATAGCTCCGCTGAAGGAGAACCTGGCAGCAGCGCTGCTGATGCGGTCCGGCTGGCCGGAGATTGCCGGGCAGGGCGGTGATTTTGTGGACCCCATGTGCGGCTCCGGGACGCTGCTGATTGAAGCTGCGATGATGGCCCTGGATATCGCTCCCGGGCGCCGGCAGGAGCGATTCGGTTTCGAGAAGTGGCCGGGTCATCAGCCTGAGGTCTGGCTTGCGCTCCGGCAGGAAGCGGAACGCCGGGCCCATGAGGGCAAGCAGGGCAGGCTCCCCAGATTTTCCGGATTTGACCAGGATTCCCGGGTCATCGCCACAGCCTGGAAGAACATCGAGCGCGCGGGCCTTGACGGTGTGGTGCATGTGGAAGCCCGGCCGGTGCAGGAATTCAGTCTGGAAGGGCAGTGGTCGGAGCGTGGCCTGGTGCTGACCAACCCTCCGTACGGCGAGCGCCTGAGCGAACGCAAGGAACTGGCTGGATTGTATCAGGCTCTCGGTGATGCCATGAAACAGGCTGTCCCTGGTTGGCGTCTTGGCGTTTTTACCGGTGCGCCGGAGTTCGGCAAGTCCGTAGGACTGCGCAGCTTCAAGCAGTACAAACTGTTCAATGGCAAGCTCCCGGCCCAGCTGCTGCTGTTTGAGGTGGCCGAGGAGAACACCATGACCCCCAGGGAGCCGGACGTTCCCGGGGAGATCCGTCCGCGCATCGCCAACGAAGAGCGCGCGGCAATGCTGCGCAATCGCCTGAAAAAGAACATGAAAACCATCGGCCAGTGGGCCCGGAAACAGGGTATCGGTTGCTACCGGCTGTACGATGCCGATATGCCGGAATATGCCCTGGCGATCGATGTCTATGAGGGGCGGGTGCATGTCCAGGAGTATGCTGCACCCAAGTCTGTGGACGAGCGGGCCGCCCAGGAGAGGCTGGCCGAAGCCCTGGCAGTGATTCCGGACGTGCTCGGGATCGAGCGCTCGGACCTCGTGTGCAAACAGCGACAGCGTCAGGCCGGTACCCAGCAATACGAGAAGCAGGCGGCCAGCGGCGAGTTCTTCACCGTGCATGAACATGGTTGTCTGTTGCGGGTGAACCTCAAGGACTACCTGGACACCGGCCTGTTCCTCGATCATCGCCCGGTGCGGCACTGGATCCAGCAGAATGCCCGGGGCAAGCGCTTCCTCAACCTGTTCTGTTACACCGGTGCAGCCTCGGTTCATGCGGTAGTGGGTGGCGCCAGCCGTTCCCTGAGCCTGGATATGTCGAAGACCTACGTGAACTGGGCCCGGGAAAACCTGGCGCTTAACGATGCCGATCCGAAAAAACATATGGTGGAACAGGCAGACTGCCTGGCCTGGCTGGCGGAGAAGCCGGCGGCGGACCAGCGTTTTGACCTGATCTTCATGGACCCGCCGACGTTCTCCAATTCCGCCCGTATGGCCGGAGTGCTGGATGTCCAGCGGGATCACGCCACACTGGTCCGCCAGGCGATGGCACGGCTGACCTCGGACGGCTTGCTGATCTTTTCTAACAACTTCCGCCGGTTCCGGCTTGATGAGGCGCTGGAGGAGGAGTTTGCGGTGGAGGAAGTCTCACGCAGCACCCTGGACAAGGATTTCCAGCGCAACCCGAGGATTCACCGCTGCTGGCACATCCGGCACAAAATCTGAAAAACGACCCCGATACTAGAATTCGTATCTCAGGCCGCCCGAGAACTGGAAGCTGTTCACTTCACTGCCGGTGTCTTCGAACAGCTTTCCACCCTCGAACACCAGGAAGGTGTCGTCCATCACCTCGATATCGAAGCCGGCCAGCCAGCTGGTGCTGAAGCCGCTGTCCGGGAACTCCTCGCCAAAGCTGCGATAGAAAACGTTGCGGTCGGCATCCGGGTTCTCGAGAGTGGCCTCGCCGTGAATGTAGGAAAACCCGAACTGGCCATAGATATTGGCGTACTCGCCGAGGGGGTAGTGCATCCCGATGTACCAGCTGGCGAAATAATCCACTGCCAGGGTGAAGTCGCTGTCCGGGACTTCGGCATCCTTGTAGCCGCCCCCGGCGCGTAACTCCGCGTGGAACAGGTCGGTGATGTGCCCGCCCACCACCAGGGTAGCGGCGCTGCCCCAGGCACGCTCAGCGGCGGGTCCGATGGTGCGGTGGTTGATGGCGGTAGCCAGCAGGCCAATGTAGTGCTTGTCTGCCCTCGGGGTGGTTTCCTGGGCGAGCGCCTGTTGCGGGGCCAGAAGGGCGCAGAGGAAAAACGGTGCCAGGGCGGATCTAAGGGTGGTGGGTACAACCTTTGTCATTGTTATCGGGCTTCCTGACGGGTGAGCGGTTGGCCCGATTCTGCCTTGTGTAACGGTTTGTTACGTCGACTCGTGTCACAGTTCCCTGTGCCCAGTGTGGAGAGGGGAGGTCTAAAAAGGGGTCAGAAGAAGGCTTTCTTCAGACCCCGGCCTCAACTCCGGGGTCGGATGAACACTTTCATCTGACCCCATCTTCATGACGATATCTCCCGGGCCTCAGTCTTCGTCCAGGTAGCCCTCTTCCCGCGCCAGCAGCAGCAACGCATACACCCCATTCTCCGGCAACTGCGGCTCCAGCCCCTCCTCGATCATCAGCTGATGGCGACGATCCTCCAGGCTTTCAATATCCAGGCCGGTGATCAGATCGCTGATCGGCGCAATCTCGAAAGGCGCCTCGTGGCCGACGGCACTGAAGATCAGGTCCACCAGGATCTCGTCCGGATCCAGGCCGTCGACGTATACGGTCTGGTCGGGAAGGTCTTCGTGCAGCTCCCGGACCAGCTCGATGAGCGGAACTCCCTGTTCCATGAGGTAGCGGATATCAGTGTCTCCAGGGTCGCCATCGTCAGGTAGCCAGCTCTCATCCGGGGCGATGACCACGGCTTTCATCTGCCCGTCACCGAGGGACCAGGCGATCGCCGTCGGGAACAGGACATCGTCGGTCTGGCAGTATTCGATATCGAGAAATCTGGGTAGGGACAAGGTCGTCTCCGCTCCGCCGCATGGGTGGATATAAGGAATGTCACTATGGCCTGTAGGAGCTGTTATCGCTTCATGCCATACTGTTACAACGCAATTATCAATCAATCAGGGACATCATGGAACACGTTGAATTTAACAAAGATTTGATTGAATTTTTGAACCGCTCACCGACTCCGTGGCATGCGGTGTCGACCATGAAAAGCCGGCTGGATGCGGCCGGATTCGAGCAGCTGGACGAGCGCGATGACTGGTCACTGGATCGTAACCGGGGATATTACGTCATTCGCAATGGGTCCTCCATTGTGGCCTTCCGAACCGGCAAGAAAGATGTCTCCAGTAGCGGTATCCGCATGGTGGGTGCCCACACGGACAGCCCCTGCCTGAAGGTCAAACCCAACCCGGAGCTGCGCCGCAAGGGCTACTTCCAGCTTGGTGTCGAGGTTTACGGGGGCGTGTTGCTGAACCCGTGGTTTGACCGGGACCTGTCCCTGGCCGGTCGCGTCACCCTGCTGGACGAAGCGGGCGAGGTGCAGGATGTCCTGGTGGATTTCCGCAAGCCGGTCGCGTTCATCCCGAGCCTGGCGATCCACCTCGACCGGGAAGCCAACAGCAACCGGTCGATCAACGCTCAGACCGATCTACCGCCGGTGCTCATGCAGGTGCCGGAGGACGACACCACCAGTTTCGCGGATTTGCTGAGCCAGCAGGTGGGTGCGGAAAGTGGTATCAAGGCCCGCAAGATCCTGGGTTACGAGCTGAGCTTTTACGATGCCCAGCAGGCGGAATTCGTCGGGCTGCGCAATGAGTTTGTCGCTTCCGCCCGGATGGACAATCTGCTGAGCTGCTACATCGGCCTGCAGTCCCTGATCCACACCTCCGGTGACGAGGCTGCGCTGCTGGTCTGCAACGATCACGAGGAAGTGGGCAGCATGTCCGCCGAGGGCGCGCAGGGGCCATTCCTGACCGCGGTCCTGGATCGCTGGTGCGGCGCCGGCAAGGCCCGGGCCATTGCTCATTCCATGATGATCTCCGCGGACAACGCCCACGGGGTGCATCCGAA is from Marinobacter szutsaonensis and encodes:
- the rlmKL gene encoding bifunctional 23S rRNA (guanine(2069)-N(7))-methyltransferase RlmK/23S rRNA (guanine(2445)-N(2))-methyltransferase RlmL, with the protein product MSKCVFFVTCPKGVEYLLGDELRTFGLETVRNAPAGVWVEGELQAGYRACLWSRLANRVILNIAEVDAGNGDAMYEGVLGVDWTQHIPEKGSFRVTFLGQNQAIRNTQFGAQRVKDGIVDGFRAKGAARPAVDAKNPDVTISARLNRNRLSIGVDLSGHSLHMRGYRTDKGIAPLKENLAAALLMRSGWPEIAGQGGDFVDPMCGSGTLLIEAAMMALDIAPGRRQERFGFEKWPGHQPEVWLALRQEAERRAHEGKQGRLPRFSGFDQDSRVIATAWKNIERAGLDGVVHVEARPVQEFSLEGQWSERGLVLTNPPYGERLSERKELAGLYQALGDAMKQAVPGWRLGVFTGAPEFGKSVGLRSFKQYKLFNGKLPAQLLLFEVAEENTMTPREPDVPGEIRPRIANEERAAMLRNRLKKNMKTIGQWARKQGIGCYRLYDADMPEYALAIDVYEGRVHVQEYAAPKSVDERAAQERLAEALAVIPDVLGIERSDLVCKQRQRQAGTQQYEKQAASGEFFTVHEHGCLLRVNLKDYLDTGLFLDHRPVRHWIQQNARGKRFLNLFCYTGAASVHAVVGGASRSLSLDMSKTYVNWARENLALNDADPKKHMVEQADCLAWLAEKPAADQRFDLIFMDPPTFSNSARMAGVLDVQRDHATLVRQAMARLTSDGLLIFSNNFRRFRLDEALEEEFAVEEVSRSTLDKDFQRNPRIHRCWHIRHKI
- a CDS encoding outer membrane beta-barrel protein is translated as MTKVVPTTLRSALAPFFLCALLAPQQALAQETTPRADKHYIGLLATAINHRTIGPAAERAWGSAATLVVGGHITDLFHAELRAGGGYKDAEVPDSDFTLAVDYFASWYIGMHYPLGEYANIYGQFGFSYIHGEATLENPDADRNVFYRSFGEEFPDSGFSTSWLAGFDIEVMDDTFLVFEGGKLFEDTGSEVNSFQFSGGLRYEF
- a CDS encoding M18 family aminopeptidase: MEHVEFNKDLIEFLNRSPTPWHAVSTMKSRLDAAGFEQLDERDDWSLDRNRGYYVIRNGSSIVAFRTGKKDVSSSGIRMVGAHTDSPCLKVKPNPELRRKGYFQLGVEVYGGVLLNPWFDRDLSLAGRVTLLDEAGEVQDVLVDFRKPVAFIPSLAIHLDREANSNRSINAQTDLPPVLMQVPEDDTTSFADLLSQQVGAESGIKARKILGYELSFYDAQQAEFVGLRNEFVASARMDNLLSCYIGLQSLIHTSGDEAALLVCNDHEEVGSMSAEGAQGPFLTAVLDRWCGAGKARAIAHSMMISADNAHGVHPNYLDKHDENHGPILNQGPVIKVNHNQRYATNSRSAALYRHISDELGLPHQTFVVRSDMGCGSTIGPLTAGNLGVTTLDIGVPQFGMHSIRELIGAEDGFTLFRVLAEFMQREKVF